The Desulfovibrio aminophilus genomic sequence TCCAACTGGAGCGAGGACACGCCGAGGTCGAGCACCGCGCCGTCCACGCGGTCCCAGCCCAGGCGGTCGAGGGCCGCCTCGAAGCCGCTGAAGGACGTGTTGTCCAGATGCACTCTCCCGCCGAAGGGCTTCAGCCGCTCCTCGGCCAGGCTCATCGCCTGCCGGTCGCGGTCCAGACCGAGAACCTCGGCCTCGCCGTCCGCCGCCCGCAAAATGCCTTCGCTGTGTCCGCCGAGCCCCAGGGTGCCGTCCAGGTAGCGGCCGCCGCGCCTGGGGGCCAGCCACTCCACGGTTTCCCGCAACAAAACCGTGACGTGCGCGCCCGACGCGCCTCCGACAGCGGGTCCCGCCCCGTTAGAAGGGCAGGATGACACCGGCATCGGACAACTCGTCGGAGACATCGCTGTAGTCCTGCTCCAGCAGGCTCTGGTAGCTCTCCTCGCCCCAGATCTCGAAACGGTCGCCGACGCCCAGGAGGACGACCTCCTTGGCCAGGCGGCCGCTCTTGCGCAGGTGCGCGGGCAGCTGCATGCGGCCCTGGGGGTCCACCTGGACCTCCTCGTAGCCGGAGTAGAGGATGCGCATGAAATCCCGCAGCTGGCGGCTGGGGTTCTTGCTTTTCTTCTGCAGTTCGGCCTCGAGCTTGTCCCATTGCGAGGGGGTGATGCCGATGACGTGGCCCTCGAAGATGGTCAGCACGATCCGGCCGTCCGGCACTTCCGCGAAGATCTGGTCGCGGAACTCCGGCGGCAGGATGATGCGCCCCTTCGGATCCAGGCTGCGGTGCGCGTGACCGCGGAACTTCATCTGCACTCCACCTTTTGACACTTTTTCCCACGTTTTTTATACGTACTCCCACCCTTGTTCCAAACACAAGAGATTGTCAACCTGAAAAAGGCATTTCCATCACGAAAAAATGAGGATATGACTCGCTTCCAGGGGTACCGCCCGCGAGCCGCGCCGGTGCCGGAAAGCAGGGCGTTCGTATGATCGATGGTTTTATTTCGACATCGATATAGATGACACGCCGCGAATGTCTCGCGGCGTCACGAAGGAAACGGAGCCATGCACACCAAGATCATCGCCACTCTCGGCCCGGCCTCCTCGGACGAGGCCGCGGTCCAGGCCCTGGTGGACGCCGGGGCGCGCATCTTCCGGCTGAATTTCTCCCACGGCGGCAAGGAAGGCTTCATCCGGCTGGTGGACATCATCCGGGGGCTGGAGCGCAAGCTCGGCGTGACCCTGTCCATCCTCCAGGACCTCTCCGGGCCCAAGATCCGCACCTGCGACATCGGCCTGGGCACCCTGGAGATCAGCCGGGGCGACGAGGTGCTCCTGGGCGTTCCGGGCCAGGAGGAGGGCCGCAGCGAGCCGGTCATCTGCCTGGACCAGCCCGCGGTCATCAAGAGCCTCAAGGTCGGCGACACCGTGGCCCTCTCGGACGGCATGCTCCAGTTCCACGTCACCGGCCGGGAGAACGACTTCCTGGTGCGCATGACCGCCGAGAACGCGGGCATCGCCCCGCCGCGCAAGGGCATCGCCTTCCCGGGCAAGACCACGCCCCTGGACGCCCTGACCGCCAAGGACAAGGTGGACCTGGCCCTGGGACTGCAGATCGGCGTGGACGTTGTGGCCATGTCCTACGTCCAGAGCGCCGACGACATCTGCTCCCTGAAGGCCGAGATGCGCCAGCTCGGCAAGAGCCTGCCGATCATCGCCAAGCTCGAGCGCCGGGGCGCGATCCAGAACCTCCAGCGGATCATCGAGGAGGCCGACGGGGTCATGGTGGCCCGGGGCGACCTGGGCCTGGAGTGCGAGCTCTCCGACATCCCGGCGATCCAGAAGCGGATCATCAACGCCTGCAACGCGGCGGGCAAGCCGGTCATCGTGGCCACCCAGATGCTCCTCTCCATGGTCAACAGCCCCCTGCCCACCCGGGCCGAGACCACGGACGTGGCCAACGCCATCCTGGACGGCGCGGACTGCATCATGCTCTCCGAGGAGACGGCCATCGGCAAGTACCCGGACAAGGCCGTGGCCTTCATGCGCAAGATCGCCCAGACCGCCGAGGAGTTCCACTTCGAGTCCGCGTCCGGGCCCAAGGCCCCCGGCGACCAGGAGCACCCCGCGCGCTTCCTGGCCTACGCCGCCGCGCTCCTGGCCCAGAAGACCCGCTCCAAGGCCATCGTCTGCCACAGCACGTCCGGGGCCACGGCCCGCATCCTGGCGGCCTGCCGTCCCAAGCAGCCGGTCTACGCCCTTTCGCCGGACGCCCGCGTGCGCCACTTCACCAATCTCTCCTGGGGAGTGGTCCCGGCCGCGCCGCCCGAGGGCGAGGACTCCCACCAGGACCGCGCCGAGCGGTTCGTCTGCGACTCCCCGACCTTCGCCGCCGGGGACACCGTGGTGATCACCGCCGGGCAGCCCAAGCGCAACCAGATACAGGCCCAGACCAACGTGGTGAAAATATTCGAGAAGTGAGCGGAGCATGAGCGCCAAGCAGAAGATGGACGTGCCCGTCGGGCTTTCCGAGGAGTTCTACCAGATCAACAAGGACATCCTCGGCAGCTTCAACAAGTACCGGCCCCCGCTGAACATCTTCCGGTTCAAGGAGGACGTGGCCCGGATCATGCCCTACTTCCAGGTGGGCGGCCGCCTCTCCAACGAACAGGTGGAGGAGCTGGCCAAGCTCACGGAAGAGGGGCTCGTCTTCGTCTCCCGCGCCGACCACGCCGTCTATGTCAAGCACATCAGCTACCAGCTCGACCTGGTGCTCATCGACAAGAACCTCCAGGAAAGGGAGATCGCGGACATCTTCCAGCAGGCCATGACCCGCCGCCTGGGCGAGTTCCTGGACCAGCCGGTGCCCGCCGTGTTCGCCAAGCTCTGGACCGACCTCATGGTCCTCACCGAGTACCTCTGGAACGACCCCAAGCGCATCCGGGCCCTGACCCGGCGGCTGCACGCCGAGCACACCCTGGCCAACCACTCCTTCAACTCCGGCGTCATGGGCCTGGCTTTGTACGCCCGGCTCAACGCCAAGAACCT encodes the following:
- a CDS encoding division/cell wall cluster transcriptional repressor MraZ, which encodes MKFRGHAHRSLDPKGRIILPPEFRDQIFAEVPDGRIVLTIFEGHVIGITPSQWDKLEAELQKKSKNPSRQLRDFMRILYSGYEEVQVDPQGRMQLPAHLRKSGRLAKEVVLLGVGDRFEIWGEESYQSLLEQDYSDVSDELSDAGVILPF
- the pyk gene encoding pyruvate kinase is translated as MHTKIIATLGPASSDEAAVQALVDAGARIFRLNFSHGGKEGFIRLVDIIRGLERKLGVTLSILQDLSGPKIRTCDIGLGTLEISRGDEVLLGVPGQEEGRSEPVICLDQPAVIKSLKVGDTVALSDGMLQFHVTGRENDFLVRMTAENAGIAPPRKGIAFPGKTTPLDALTAKDKVDLALGLQIGVDVVAMSYVQSADDICSLKAEMRQLGKSLPIIAKLERRGAIQNLQRIIEEADGVMVARGDLGLECELSDIPAIQKRIINACNAAGKPVIVATQMLLSMVNSPLPTRAETTDVANAILDGADCIMLSEETAIGKYPDKAVAFMRKIAQTAEEFHFESASGPKAPGDQEHPARFLAYAAALLAQKTRSKAIVCHSTSGATARILAACRPKQPVYALSPDARVRHFTNLSWGVVPAAPPEGEDSHQDRAERFVCDSPTFAAGDTVVITAGQPKRNQIQAQTNVVKIFEK
- a CDS encoding HD-GYP domain-containing protein; amino-acid sequence: MSAKQKMDVPVGLSEEFYQINKDILGSFNKYRPPLNIFRFKEDVARIMPYFQVGGRLSNEQVEELAKLTEEGLVFVSRADHAVYVKHISYQLDLVLIDKNLQEREIADIFQQAMTRRLGEFLDQPVPAVFAKLWTDLMVLTEYLWNDPKRIRALTRRLHAEHTLANHSFNSGVMGLALYARLNAKNLEEGGIKRKSFDHLAAGLFLHDMGMTKIPPFIREKPKPLLPDERAKVVQHPMLGYEMLAKLDLKFPEVEACVLEHHERLTGTGYPRKTSGSALGPAGRLCAVADSFCAMTVKRPHAEAMDQLKAAAALAQDGGYDPEMTKHLQAMIVTQKK